In Lemur catta isolate mLemCat1 chromosome 1, mLemCat1.pri, whole genome shotgun sequence, one DNA window encodes the following:
- the LOC123647367 gene encoding cytochrome c oxidase assembly protein COX16 homolog, mitochondrial isoform X1, whose protein sequence is MFAPKVMRALRKNKTLRYGVPMLVSGMKKKCDAGVPEGVEPLLRRAQDCGLLIVGGSFGLREFSQIRYDAVKIKIDPELEKKLKENKISLESEYEKIKDSTFDDWKNIRGPRPWEDTDLLQGRNPEILKTKTT, encoded by the exons ATGTTTGCACCCAAGGTGATGCGTGCCTTGCGCAAGAACAAGACCCTTCGCTACGGAGTCCCCATGTTGGTGAGTGGGATGAAGAAAAAGTGTGATGCTGGAGTGCCGGAAGGGGTGGAACCTCTTCTCAGGCGGGCTCAAGACTGCGGG ttgcTGATTGTTGGAGGTTCTTTTGGTCTTCGTGAGTTTTCACAAATCCGATATGATGCTGTGAAGATTAAG ATTGATCCTGAAttggaaaaaaaactgaaagaaaataaaatatctttagagTCAGAGTATGAG AAAATAAAGGACTCCACTTTTGATGATTGGAAGAATATTCGAGGACCCAGGCCTTGGGAAGATACTGACCTCCTCCAAGGACGAAATCCAGAAATCTTAAAGACTAAGACAACTTGA
- the LOC123647367 gene encoding cytochrome c oxidase assembly protein COX16 homolog, mitochondrial isoform X2: MFAPKVMRALRKNKTLRYGVPMLLLIVGGSFGLREFSQIRYDAVKIKIDPELEKKLKENKISLESEYEKIKDSTFDDWKNIRGPRPWEDTDLLQGRNPEILKTKTT; the protein is encoded by the exons ATGTTTGCACCCAAGGTGATGCGTGCCTTGCGCAAGAACAAGACCCTTCGCTACGGAGTCCCCATGTTG ttgcTGATTGTTGGAGGTTCTTTTGGTCTTCGTGAGTTTTCACAAATCCGATATGATGCTGTGAAGATTAAG ATTGATCCTGAAttggaaaaaaaactgaaagaaaataaaatatctttagagTCAGAGTATGAG AAAATAAAGGACTCCACTTTTGATGATTGGAAGAATATTCGAGGACCCAGGCCTTGGGAAGATACTGACCTCCTCCAAGGACGAAATCCAGAAATCTTAAAGACTAAGACAACTTGA